The segment GATTCCGACCACGATTCCAATCATGTTTATGATGAGGAGAGTCGTCGGAGGGATGAGAAGTGAAGTCCATTTGAAGAGGTAAAGGTCTGAGAACTCTCCGTCATCAGCTGCTTTTGACGTGACCGTGAAGTTAGTGTCCACACCAGCAAGAACCTTGAGAAGACCTTGGAAGAGAGCAAAGAGATGCGCAGAGACACCTCCTATGACCCAAAACTGTTCATTTCTCCACCAATCATCGATCCCAACTTTGCCCCATTGCATCTCCAGGATACCCGTTATAGCAATGGACGAGAAGAGGGCCATGAAGAGGATACTTGCATAGTTGCTGATCTGCAAAAAACAAAGAACCAATTCAGAACACAAACTCATGAGGTAAAAGATTCATACTTTGAGAGCTCAAGATTGAATGTTTCACCTCAGGAACAATGAATTTTCCAGTGAGAAGACAGATGGCAGGGAGAGAACAGTAAACGATGAGAGGGAGAGAGGTCCAAGGGTAAACCACAGAGTTGATGTATGACAACCTCTCAAGCCACTTCAAACCACCTCCATAACCATACCAAATAGGACAATGCCTACTCAAGAAAATCTCAACGGAACCAAGAGCCCATCTAAGAACTTGATGAAGACGGTCTGAAAGATTGATTGGAGCTGATCCTTTGAAAGCAGGTAACTTGGGTGTGCAGTAAACAGACCTCCAACCATGAGAATGCATCTTGAAACCCGTGAGAATATCTTCAGTAACAGAACCGTAGATCCACCCAATCTAGAGAACAAGGATCAAAAATTAAAGAATCGATACAAGAAAAGAAAGTGAGGAGTTGAGTTGAGTTGCTTACCTCTTTTCCCCATTCGGTTTTATCCTCATATCCACAACTAATGACTTGGATAGCTTCTTTAAGCAGACAAGCAGGGCTTGCGTTTCTAGCCATCCCACCGTTTTGCATACGAGCAGACGCAACAAACACAGGAGACTGACCAAACTTCTTCTCCAACTTCAACTGCATTGCCTCCGTTGATTGTTCTACATTAGATcctagcaacaaaaaaaaagcaatatttttttatagcaAACGTTGCTTACACCAAAAGGAGtgttatatatcatatacataCGGTAACTGTAGTGTTGTTACCTTTAGTGACGCTACCCTCTTCAATATTCTCTAGAGCGTGGATCTGTTTAGACGCTTccctattcttcttcttcttatccgCAGCCACCTTCTTTGCTTGACGGTTCTTCCTTGAACCACAGCACATGAAACACCATTTTGGCCAGCAGTTGCATGTCTTACGCggagccttcttcttcttcggtgCATCAAATCCGTAAAGTGCTTGCCTCCTGAATACACAACCTGTCCCAACGTATATAGGCCCTTGTAACCCATCCAAACCCTTCATATTGATCTGTAAAACCCCAATGATTCATTATTAGTTGGAAAAGAAATGTACATGAATGGTTCAAGAAAGAAGACTGGTGGATGCATGCAGTTACTTACATCGAAGAAGACAACATTGCGATTTGAGTATCGATCGTGTCTATCAATCCCATCGAATCTTTGAGGGAACTGAACGTAACAGATTTTCTTTCCGGACTGAGGATCCATCATGAAACACATTGCTTCTCTAAGAGCTTTGCTGTTGTTGATGTAGTGATCACAGTCGACGTTCAGAAGATACGGTGCATTTGACAGAACCCCCGAGACACGTATCTGTGGATGAATCAAAGAGTCAAGAACCGTTTGAAATGACAAGGTGATTATGAATCTACAAAGAGAAGGTTAATAATTTACCAGAGAATTCATAGCTCCAGCCTTCTTATGGTGATCAAATCCAGGTCTCTTCTCACGAGAGACGTAAACCAACCGAGGCAACTCGTTGTTTTCCACATCACGTACACCATCACTTCCAAGGAAAACCTATTACAAGAAGACCAATAAAGTTTACATATGAAGCATATTACATACTCCTCCTCCTGTTTTTAAATACTTGACgttttattgaattttattttgtacCAAACTAGATGatgctttaaaaaaattatgcataTGACCAATGATATTATGCGGCCTATTTTACTATTGGTCAAATTGTGGCTAGGTGAATAGCTaataatgtttttgtttagaaaatgtaAAGAACTAAATGATGTTGAGAGTATAAAGACTTTTTGGAAATAAAAGCAGCATATGATGAAATGAAACTCACCTGAATCATGCCGGGATGATCTCTTACACTATTGCCAGGCCAAGGTGTACCGTCTTGCATAGTCCAACCATCCTCAGGCACTTTCTGTGCCGTTGCTACTAAAGCATTGATCTTCACTTTAAATTCTTCATAATCTCTCTGTCAAAACACACACAATCTTCCAAATCAATATCCAAAGCCAAACATATTCTTTTAATATAacaaacttattaaaaaaaggAAGCAAAGTTAAGTAGTAACCTTCATGGCTCGCCGTTCTCTGACAAAAGCAGGATGGACTTTATTCTTCAAGTAGTCCATCTTATGGCAGAAGTACCATTCAGGAGCACGTGGCTCGATGCTATATTTCTTACAGAAAGGAACCCATTTCCTTGCGAATTCAGCAGTCTCGGAAAGAGCTTCAAAAGTAAGCATAGCAGCACCATCATCAGATACGTAACAAGCAACCCTATCAACTGGATAGTCAACCGCAAGAATAGACAAGACAGTGTTTGCTGTAATAAGCGGAGGCTCTTTCAACGGATCCACTGTACTGACAAATACATCCACCGCTGATAGTTCTGATGGTTTGCCTTCTTTCTCATATCtgcaaaacattaaaaaaaaaggtgaaaattatatttattattaccGAAACAAAGTCTTTATCGTTTCTTCCAAGTGTGGTGATTCAAGTTACCTTAATGAGAGTCTGTCCAGGTATGTTTCTCGCTCGATAGGGTACCACTTAGGGAACTGATCAAGAACCCATGAAACAGCAAACCATATCTCACAAATGACTGATATGAGCCAGAGCGCGTAAGCATCTTTGACAGGGTGAAGAATACGGTAGTGAAAGAAGAGACCAAGAATCACAAGACGTAGAACAATCAACATCCTGTATGGATTTATCTTGCTTGATTTGATTGGTATCTTCCTAGACAGTGGCTGCCTTCCCTCATCCATCCTaaaaacacaatttaaaaaaatgattcataAGGAAAACgaaacagaaacataaaaaccaaaagactttgtgtgtgtgtgttgtgtcTTTACATTGGGATATCATCACCATCTTCAAAATCAGGATCTCCTTCATGTTTAACCACCTGAAGTTTCTCATTCTGCTTCCTTTTCCAGTCCTCCATCCTATCTTTCCAAGCCACACTTCCATAACCGTAAACCGCAAGATCTTTCTGAGGTACCATAGGTCTTGGATGTGCTGGCAATTACACAAAAGCAAAATGAAAACTCAGTAACCATCCAACACATTTTGTACTCATTTAAGTTAAAAGTCCAAGAATTTTACCAGCAATGGTTGGGTCAGAGAGAGAAGCTTGGTGACTTTTATTGCTGTGACCACCAATTGAAGGAGGAACAATAAGAGCATGTCTGTCAGAAGAAATCTCAACGTCCTGTGATAATTAACAAAAGCCAAAAAACGTAAGTTAGATGAAAGTATACTGAAGATGTGTGAGCAAGCAAACGAATTGAGATTATTACCTCATCGCCATAAGTAAGCAATGGAATCTGAGAGCCAGGTGGAGCAGAATCCAAATCAGAGTAGTGGTGGCGACGAGAGACAGACATACCTTCAGAGACCTGATCAAAACCAATCCCACCATTCTCGTACTCAAACTCGTTGTCTAGATCATCAATAccatcttcctcttcatcatTTGCAACCCTCGGACTTCCTATCAAAACAACAACACTGAGGACAAGTCTCTAACAAGTCCTCTCACAGTGTCTAACACGAATCAAAAACAGAAACCTTTAATCCGTTTGTAACGGGTTTTGCATTGAGGACAAGCTTGATTGCCTTCTCGTCTCTCGTACTCATAGCAAGGTCTACAAACAGGGAACGCGCACTCGTTACAAGCCACGAAAGGTTCTCCATCCACAGTCAGTTCGATCTCGTCTCCGCAGATTTGACATGTCTGCCCACTCAGCTCCTGCACTGATCTTATCTGCACCAATACAGCAAATATGTATCTATCAGCTCATAGTGACagtagaaaaaaatctaaaagaaaTAGATTTGGATCTCAGATTCATTATTGCAACTTTTGTGTCGGCAAACTGGTAACGTATCAAACACTTGCCACCGACACATTCAATTAATAGATTAATTGCAAAATGTGGAGAAtgaaccctaaatcttaatTGAATTTTTACCACAGATCCAGAagagagaaaaaggaaaagactTTAGCACAGAAACAGAGAAACCCAGATCCAAAAGACAGTTCTTAGATTAAAATAAAGGTGAGAGGTTTGGTTGTTTGGTTCTTACTCTGGCACTCTCATCGGCATTAATCAGAACGAACTCGTTTCTGTTGTGTGAACCGGCGACTAGCCGACCACCGGTATTCATGTCGTCGGAACACAGTCGCTACAATCAATTTTTTGGACACAGATCGATTCTAATTGAGAAAGGAAGTGGTTTATTAAGTAAGAAACCGGGACTCGGTTCTCGGCAAATCGGAGTGTccgaacaaatttttttaaaaaaaacagacttttgtttggaaaaaaatatctaaagaaATTACAAATGAAGAGGAAAAATTTAATGTGGAAATAAAAGTGGAATAGTGTGTGGGGTGGTGATGGTATTGATTTAGCTGCAAGCCACTGccttctattttattttttattttttattttactctctctcctcctcttcttctccgaAAGTGCAGTCACAGAAATAAAGGatgatttgagagagagagtcaatggtgaaagagagagagaggggaagcTGCAAATGATAAAGGGGCAGGcccaaaagaaactcttttaCAAACGCGTAAGCAACGAAGAAAATTAGTGTGGAGAGTGATTAGTTAACTTAAATGGTGAGATTatgaggaaaaaaaataaaggcgatattttataaaatcagaGAAAATCCAttagtttgatttaaaaaaattcattcattaattaaaaatatgtgttAGGAGAACAAGTGTGTGTGGACCacccattctctctctctcctcaatTCCAAAACACACATTATTAATcattaatcaaattttatttttttacttttttctggCTATGTGCATTTAACCTCCAATATTCtagcaaataatattatttattctaaaaagatttcatTATTTGTCTGTGTATATTCACGTTCTTAGAGCATGTGCAAGAAAATAATACTAGTAGTGAAACTATAATAATGAAATTAGTTGGAAAAAAACTAGTAATGCAATTTCATCTGCgtgtaagaaaaaaattgttataatgaTAAAACCAAGGTTTTGTTATTgttattatgtaataatttattattctctctgtttttaaaagatagattttttagtgttttcacacatattaaaaaaaaatattaaatcactataataaacttattattttatgtaattttcaattttcaacaaTTTTTGGTTAATAGTAATCTAataaaaccaattaattttcttaaaatttgcaaatttttcaaaaaatataaattaactattttttaaaaacatttttttctagaACAACCATCTTTTAAGAACGAAAGAGAGTTTTGTTTAAAGCCTATCTGCAGAGATGGAAAAGCTaataggggtgggcattttacccgataCCTGAACCCGTACCCGAACCCGACcgaaaaaacccgaaccgaaaccgaaccgaagtagcaaaatacccgaacgggtattgaattaggagagattggatatccgaacccgaacgggtaatacccgaacccgaatggatatccgaagataaccgaacatatgtatacttaggtctatattcctagtttacttctttaattttattcaaaatgtttatttttattatgcacatagttcaaaattagataatttacataataattggaaaaatgtgaaatttttactcacttaaaatgcatgtcaagatttttatttcatgcattaacaaaaattacatccaaaatttaaaaataataatcaatttattatcttttatttgtaaaatgttatcttcaaatttattaatcattcgattgtcagaaaataaaaaaatcagttaagtgaaatttatattttttaaatacaaaaaaatttgagaaatgtaaattttaatatttttttccaaaatctaaatatccgaaaactcgacccgaaatacccgaacccgaactaaaaatacccgaacccgacccgaagtaaagaaatacccgaacgagtattatactcctataccgaaatacccgaaaatccgaaatactcgatccgaacccgaacgggtacccgaacgcccacccctaaaaGCTTATATGGACAATGTCTTGTTTAAGAAAGTTTTCCTGCGACGTGATTTAtatggagacggactgtttcgATTTCATAGACATGATGTGGTGGACTCAGCCGGACAGAGCGTTTCTTCGGAACCACTCAAGACCGACTACCACTTAATCTTATAAAATGgacgttgacaaaaaaaaaagaacgaagGGGAGTATGTAATAGCTTCTTCTTAGAGCATGTTTATTGGTAGCAACCTTAAGTGTTGTTTAAGTGGGtcatcattaatttttaactattaaaattaagaCAAGCAACTTTGTTGAGAGATACTTAATTAAAGGGGTTTATTGGTAGTTGCTTAATTAAGGGGtgcttaaaaaaataaacataattttattgaaGATAAACAAGATaaacaagaacaacaagaaaatttgaaacaatgagaaaatagaagaagatCAAGACCAGGAACATTTGACAATAACCAAGAACATTTAAACTACATTAAAACCGTGATACGTTTTTTCATAACAAAAACTACATAAAACAGAACAAGAAACTTAAAGCCACAACCAACCATCACTAAGATCAGTTCACTAGAAAAGCCATTCTTGATGTTGTTCCAATAACGTACCTTTTCTTTCTGATGGCTTCCAATAAGCAATAGAAGGCCTCCTATAGTAATGCTAGTGATCACCACCTGAGAGCTCCACTCTTTCACTAATTATTTACCTGACAATAATAACGACAACAAGAACAACATGAGAACAAGAACAACATGAGAACAAGAACACATTTATATCATCAAAAGTACAGACAGAACacaaccaacaacaacaaacaaagtTCAAAGTAGACAGGAAAAAAACACAGAGTAATTCATAACAAAGCAGAAAAGCTTTTGGTACCTGATTCTAGAATTCTATATCAAGCTTTTGGTATCTGATTCTCTAATCTTAGGTTGAGAAGAGAAGATACACATAACCCAACTGATTGAGAAGCATCTACAAATCCTACCacacaaacaaaacaacaaataattTACCTTACGATCTGACTCAGCTGTTTCAATTCGACTCAGATGCATCCTGTTTTCGGGAGCGACAGAGAGAGATCGATAGAGAACAGAAATAAATAAAGTCAGCCActtttttttcaaccaaatcataatCCCAACACAATCACAAAACAACAAGGATTTTACCTTTCAATTCGACTCAGATGGATGCGGTTTTCGTGATCaacagagagagatagagaacaaaaagaaacaaagtcagcggttttttttccttctcaaaatccaaatacaatcacaaaacAACAAAGCTTTTATCTATCAATTCTCAAAACAGATGCTTGATTCGACACAAATGCATACGATTTTTGTAAtcggcagagagagagagacagagaaccAATCATTGTTATGCTTTGCGGTAGTGCCGGAAACGGATTCGAAGGTTTCTGAGGACGAAACGGGCGGGATCACCACCGTCGGGATCCTCGGTGAGTTTGGACCCGTCGAGGCAGAAAGAGGCGAGGCTGAAAGTCCGAGTCACCACAGGCTCCAATCCTGAGTCATCGGTCATACTCCTGccatggcttcttcttccttcttccttcttcgcgaataaaccagagagagagagagtcacgaCACCTGTCCAAGAAGCAACGTTGCTTCTCGTGCTTAATTAGGGGCCGTCGCTTCtgctttcttctattttttattttcttttaattgtaATTATATTAAGCAACCTCATTAAGCTACGGCGATAAACATGCTCTTATGTCCTAAAGGGACTTACAAAAATTGAGAAACAGATATAGGTGCATTTATTTACTCACCAGACATAAAACACTCTGTAAGCATCGTGTCCAAGATCCTATTTTCTAGgtcttatttttctttgttttttggttCTAATTTATTCGTATTAATGCTCATAACATACTCTACATGTTTAGAGATTATGTAATCACCGTTTTGTGCACGACCCATTTCATGGTTTTTTTGACTTATATGTTTTACTGCATTGGTTTTCACTTTTATCTTCGTCCTCCCAAATATTTGTTtggtaatttatttttgtttgttattatgCCCTTCTGATAGTAAACttgttttggtttatatttagttatttaattattatatta is part of the Raphanus sativus cultivar WK10039 chromosome 5, ASM80110v3, whole genome shotgun sequence genome and harbors:
- the LOC108861782 gene encoding cellulose synthase A catalytic subunit 6 [UDP-forming] — protein: MNTGGRLVAGSHNRNEFVLINADESARIRSVQELSGQTCQICGDEIELTVDGEPFVACNECAFPVCRPCYEYERREGNQACPQCKTRYKRIKGSPRVANDEEEDGIDDLDNEFEYENGGIGFDQVSEGMSVSRRHHYSDLDSAPPGSQIPLLTYGDEDVEISSDRHALIVPPSIGGHSNKSHQASLSDPTIAAHPRPMVPQKDLAVYGYGSVAWKDRMEDWKRKQNEKLQVVKHEGDPDFEDGDDIPMMDEGRQPLSRKIPIKSSKINPYRMLIVLRLVILGLFFHYRILHPVKDAYALWLISVICEIWFAVSWVLDQFPKWYPIERETYLDRLSLRYEKEGKPSELSAVDVFVSTVDPLKEPPLITANTVLSILAVDYPVDRVACYVSDDGAAMLTFEALSETAEFARKWVPFCKKYSIEPRAPEWYFCHKMDYLKNKVHPAFVRERRAMKRDYEEFKVKINALVATAQKVPEDGWTMQDGTPWPGNSVRDHPGMIQVFLGSDGVRDVENNELPRLVYVSREKRPGFDHHKKAGAMNSLIRVSGVLSNAPYLLNVDCDHYINNSKALREAMCFMMDPQSGKKICYVQFPQRFDGIDRHDRYSNRNVVFFDINMKGLDGLQGPIYVGTGCVFRRQALYGFDAPKKKKAPRKTCNCWPKWCFMCCGSRKNRQAKKVAADKKKKNREASKQIHALENIEEGSVTKGSNVEQSTEAMQLKLEKKFGQSPVFVASARMQNGGMARNASPACLLKEAIQVISCGYEDKTEWGKEIGWIYGSVTEDILTGFKMHSHGWRSVYCTPKLPAFKGSAPINLSDRLHQVLRWALGSVEIFLSRHCPIWYGYGGGLKWLERLSYINSVVYPWTSLPLIVYCSLPAICLLTGKFIVPEISNYASILFMALFSSIAITGILEMQWGKVGIDDWWRNEQFWVIGGVSAHLFALFQGLLKVLAGVDTNFTVTSKAADDGEFSDLYLFKWTSLLIPPTTLLIINMIGIVVGISDAISNGYDSWGPLFGRLFFALWVVIHLYPFLKGLLGKQDRMPTIIIVWSILIASILTLLWVRVNPFVAKGGPVLEICGLDCL